The Corythoichthys intestinalis isolate RoL2023-P3 chromosome 1, ASM3026506v1, whole genome shotgun sequence genome has a segment encoding these proteins:
- the LOC130907507 gene encoding NACHT, LRR and PYD domains-containing protein 12-like isoform X3, with amino-acid sequence MLHHNKLQRRGAVYDVQIARLKADLQGNLQRIYSYVPEGNTERWQQQPLADVYTELDVTYGAEVSPDQQHEVLQMETRAAAAKESILPCDIFKSHDGKPRPIRTLLTTGFAGIGKTFLVQKFVCDWASGNTNKDVHFIFPFAFRELNTDEGKSFTLAEFVRRYVCESRHMSKETLDCIFSELQTSGKRDYESSGIKILFILDGLDECNLKLDLKNELKVDMDVTEAYPLEVLLAHLIKRNLLPCARVWITTRPTTAHDIPSDLIDSRTEVRGFSDSQRLEYFRKRFPNEERVTKHIQKSRTIFIMCHMPIFCWLTATVLQEHLDKGKERELPTTLTNLYSEYAFNLFEKFKERQTTEYFGDVKALAKLAFHHTMSMRQIFYEKDLADSGLDYSRAAKHCGIFTQVFQEVRPLRRNQQDKIFQFIHLTIQQYMAALYVMMCLFHDNNNVLADSELAPDFFFQEEEQESEGEGTESYGEEKAETEGGDWKIIEVFRSALLKASESEGNLDLFLRFLFGLSVPCNQELVGELLKAPQDCGQSRSKTVKLLKDRIKRNPPEKNINLFYCLNELKDDSLLKQLQKKRRSRCFDWQPMTNDMWSALAFFLLTDDETMESFCLREYDASPIWLEKLLVVVKASRKSNLSFCCLNKGSCHLLASVLSSPSNLRHLDLGYNHLSDKGVEILSKGLASPHCILKVLKLVYCGITKQGCVVLAEAFKLNPSHLQELDLSKNTLWGQGVEILLKGLASPHCNLQVLKLAECGITRRGCVSLAEALQFNPSHLQELHLRNNFLLDEGVEILSKGLASPYCILKVLKLDYCRIQKRGCLVLAEALKLNPSHLQELNLGFNDLSNMGIEMLLKGLASPHCIVQFLELSHCHLDKGSCRPLASILSSPSNLRHLDLSWNDLSDKGVEILSKGLASPHCILESLTLNTCGFTDRGCVSLAEAVKLNPSHLQKLHLWGNKTGQEGKRAFLDLREDPSFCLEIGGFEFSNYEQHLI; translated from the exons ATGTTGCATCACAACAAGCTGCAAAGAAGAG GTGCCGTCTATGATGTTCAGATTGCCAGATTAAAGGCGGACCTGCAAGGCAACCTGCAACGTATATACAGCTATGTTCCCGAGGGCAACACCGAGCGCTGGCAGCAGCAGCCTCTGGCGGACGTCTACACAGAGCTGGACGTCACCTATGGGGCCGAAGTCAGCCCCGACCAACAACATGAGGTCCTTCAGATGGAGACGCGTGCTGCAGCGGCGAAGGAGTCTATCCTGCCGTGTGACATCTTTAAAAGCCATGACGGGAAGCCTCGCCCAATACGCACACTCCTCACCACCGGCTTTGCGGGAATCGGCAAAACCTTCTTGGTTCAAAAGTTTGTGTGCGACTGGGCCAGCGGTAATACAAATAAGGATGTACACTTCATATTTCCCTTCGCCTTCCGGGAGTTGAACACGGACGAAGGGAAAAGCTTCACGCTGGCAGAGTTCGTACGGCGGTACGTTTGCGAGAGCAGGCACATGAGCAAGGAGACGCTGGACTGTATATTTTCCGAACTGCAAACGTCCGGGAAGCGGGACTACGAAAGCAGTGGGATCAAGATCTTGTTCATCTTGGACGGACTGGACGAATGCAACTTAAAATTGGACTTGAAGAATGAGTTGAAAGTAGACATGGACGTGACGGAGGCCTACCCGCTGGAGGTGCTCCTGGCGCACCTCATCAAGAGGAACCTGCTTCCCTGCGCCCGGGTTTGGATAACCACCCGGCCAACGACGGCCCACGATATCCCCTCCGACCTCATCGACAGCAGAACCGAGGTGAGAGGATTCAGCGATTCCCAGAGGCTAGAGTACTTCAGGAAAAGATTCCCAAATGAAGAGCGCGTCACGAAGCACATCCAGAAATCTCGCACCATCTTCATCATGTGCCACATGCCCATCTTCTGCTGGCTCACCGCCACAGTTCTTCAGGAACATTTGGACAAAGGGAAGGAGAGAGAGCTTCCCACGACGCTGACCAACCTGTACTCAGAGTATGCTTTTAACCTCTTTGAAAAGTTCAAGGAGAGACAGACAACGGAGTACTTCGGAGACGTGAAAGCACTAGCAAAGCTGGCATTTCACCACACCATGAGTATGCGACAGATCTTCTACGAGAAGGACCTGGCGGACAGCGGCCTTGATTACAGCCGAGCCGCAAAACACTGTGGAATATTTACACAGGTGTTTCAGGAGGTACGTCCGCTGCGGAGAAACCAACAGGACAAGATATTTCAGTTCATCCATCTGACCATCCAGCAGTATATGGCCGCACTCTACGTGATGATGTGCCTCTTCCACGACAACAACAATGTACTGGCTGATTCAGAGCTGgcaccagatttttttttccaagaggaAGAACAAGAATCAGAAGGAGAAGGAACAGAATCATATGGTGAAGAAAAAGCAGAAACAGAAGGTGGTGATTGGAAAATCATAGAGGTCTTCCGGTCAGCTCTCCTGAAAGCCTCAGAGAGCGAAGGAAACTTGGACCTGTTCCTCCGCTTCCTGTTTGGGCTTTCTGTGCCGTGCAACCAGGAACTAGTGGGGGAACTGCTGAAAGCTCCACAGGACTGTGGGCAAAGCAGGTCAAAAACAGTCAAGTTGCTTAAGGATAGGATAAAGCGGAACCCTCCAGAGAAGAACATCAACTTGTTCTACTGCTTAAATGAGCTGAAGGACGACTCCTTGCTGAAGCAGTTACAGAAGAAAAGACGTTCAAGATGTTTCGACTGGCAACCAATGACAAATGACATGTGGTCGGCCCTGGCCTTCTTCTTGCTGACAGACGACGAAACCATGGAGTCCTTTTGCCTTCGTGAATACGACGCTTCGCCTATATGGCTCGAGAAGCTGTTGGTGGTGGTCAAGGCTTCTCGAAAATCAAA TCTAAGTTTTTGTTGCCTGAACAAAGGCAGCTGTCACCTGCTGGCTTCCGTTCTcagctctccatccaacctgagGCATCTGGACCTGGGCTATAACCACCTGTCGGACAAGGGGGTTgagatcctctcgaaaggactggccagcccacactGCATCTTAAAAGTCCTCAA GCTGGTTTACTGCGGAATCACAAAGCAAGGATGCGTTGTTTTGGCCGAGGCTTTCAAGTTAAACCCGtcccatcttcaagagctggACCTTTCCAAAAACACTCTGTGGGGTCAGGGGGTGGAGATCCTCTTAAAAGGACTGGCCAGTCCACACTGCAACTTACAAGTCCTCAA GCTGGCAGAGTGCGGGATCACAAGGCGAGGATGCGTTTCATTGGCCGAGGCTCTCCAGTTCAACCCTTCCCATCTTCAAGAGCTTCACCTGAGAAACAATTTTCTGTTGGACGAGGGGGTCGAGATCCTCTcaaaaggactggccagcccatacTGCATCTTAAAAGTCCTCAA GCTGGATTACTGCAGAATACAGAAGCGAGGATGCCTTGTTTTGGCCGAGGCTCTCAAGTTAAacccctcccatcttcaagagctgAATCTGGGCTTCAACGATCTGTCGAACATGGGGATCGAGATGCTCTTGAAAGGATTGGCCAGTCCACACTGCATCGTACAATTCCTTGA ACTAAGTCATTGTCACCTGGACAAAGGAAGCTGTCGCCCGCTGGCTTCCATTCTcagctctccatccaacctgagGCATCTGGACCTGAGCTGGAACGATCTGTCGGACAAGGGGGTTgagatcctctcgaaaggactggccagtCCACACTGCATCTTAGAGTCCCTCAC GCTGAACACCTGCGGCTTCACAGATCGAGGTTGCGTTTCATTGGCCGAGGCGGTCAAGTTAAACCCCTCCCATCTTCAAAAGCTGCACCTGTGGGGCAATAAAACAGGACAAGAAGGAAAGAGGGCCTTCTTGGACCTCCGAGAGGATCCCAGCTTCTGCCTGGAGATTGGCGG CTTTGAATTTTCAAACTATGAACAACATTTGATTTGA
- the LOC130907507 gene encoding NACHT, LRR and PYD domains-containing protein 3-like isoform X2 has protein sequence MLHHNKLQRRGAVYDVQIARLKADLQGNLQRIYSYVPEGNTERWQQQPLADVYTELDVTYGAEVSPDQQHEVLQMETRAAAAKESILPCDIFKSHDGKPRPIRTLLTTGFAGIGKTFLVQKFVCDWASGNTNKDVHFIFPFAFRELNTDEGKSFTLAEFVRRYVCESRHMSKETLDCIFSELQTSGKRDYESSGIKILFILDGLDECNLKLDLKNELKVDMDVTEAYPLEVLLAHLIKRNLLPCARVWITTRPTTAHDIPSDLIDSRTEVRGFSDSQRLEYFRKRFPNEERVTKHIQKSRTIFIMCHMPIFCWLTATVLQEHLDKGKERELPTTLTNLYSEYAFNLFEKFKERQTTEYFGDVKALAKLAFHHTMSMRQIFYEKDLADSGLDYSRAAKHCGIFTQVFQEVRPLRRNQQDKIFQFIHLTIQQYMAALYVMMCLFHDNNNVLADSELAPDFFFQEEEQESEGEGTESYGEEKAETEGGDWKIIEVFRSALLKASESEGNLDLFLRFLFGLSVPCNQELVGELLKAPQDCGQSRSKTVKLLKDRIKRNPPEKNINLFYCLNELKDDSLLKQLQKKRRSRCFDWQPMTNDMWSALAFFLLTDDETMESFCLREYDASPIWLEKLLVVVKASRKSNSPSNLRHLDLGYNHLSDKGVEILSKGLASPHCILKVLKLVYCGITKQGCVVLAEAFKLNPSHLQELDLSKNTLWGQGVEILLKGLASPHCNLQVLKLAECGITRRGCVSLAEALQFNPSHLQELHLRNNFLLDEGVEILSKGLASPYCILKVLKLDYCRIQKRGCLVLAEALKLNPSHLQELNLGFNDLSNMGIEMLLKGLASPHCIVQFLDLSACALDIGSCHLLASVLSSPSNLRHLDLSDNLGVSDEGVEILSKGLASPHCILKVLNLSSCGITRKGCISLAEALKLNPSHLQELDLSQNSLWGEGMEILSKGLVSPHCILKVLELSHCHLDKGSCRPLASILSSPSNLRHLDLSWNDLSDKGVEILSKGLASPHCILESLTLNTCGFTDRGCVSLAEAVKLNPSHLQKLHLWGNKTGQEGKRAFLDLREDPSFCLEIGGFEFSNYEQHLI, from the exons ATGTTGCATCACAACAAGCTGCAAAGAAGAG GTGCCGTCTATGATGTTCAGATTGCCAGATTAAAGGCGGACCTGCAAGGCAACCTGCAACGTATATACAGCTATGTTCCCGAGGGCAACACCGAGCGCTGGCAGCAGCAGCCTCTGGCGGACGTCTACACAGAGCTGGACGTCACCTATGGGGCCGAAGTCAGCCCCGACCAACAACATGAGGTCCTTCAGATGGAGACGCGTGCTGCAGCGGCGAAGGAGTCTATCCTGCCGTGTGACATCTTTAAAAGCCATGACGGGAAGCCTCGCCCAATACGCACACTCCTCACCACCGGCTTTGCGGGAATCGGCAAAACCTTCTTGGTTCAAAAGTTTGTGTGCGACTGGGCCAGCGGTAATACAAATAAGGATGTACACTTCATATTTCCCTTCGCCTTCCGGGAGTTGAACACGGACGAAGGGAAAAGCTTCACGCTGGCAGAGTTCGTACGGCGGTACGTTTGCGAGAGCAGGCACATGAGCAAGGAGACGCTGGACTGTATATTTTCCGAACTGCAAACGTCCGGGAAGCGGGACTACGAAAGCAGTGGGATCAAGATCTTGTTCATCTTGGACGGACTGGACGAATGCAACTTAAAATTGGACTTGAAGAATGAGTTGAAAGTAGACATGGACGTGACGGAGGCCTACCCGCTGGAGGTGCTCCTGGCGCACCTCATCAAGAGGAACCTGCTTCCCTGCGCCCGGGTTTGGATAACCACCCGGCCAACGACGGCCCACGATATCCCCTCCGACCTCATCGACAGCAGAACCGAGGTGAGAGGATTCAGCGATTCCCAGAGGCTAGAGTACTTCAGGAAAAGATTCCCAAATGAAGAGCGCGTCACGAAGCACATCCAGAAATCTCGCACCATCTTCATCATGTGCCACATGCCCATCTTCTGCTGGCTCACCGCCACAGTTCTTCAGGAACATTTGGACAAAGGGAAGGAGAGAGAGCTTCCCACGACGCTGACCAACCTGTACTCAGAGTATGCTTTTAACCTCTTTGAAAAGTTCAAGGAGAGACAGACAACGGAGTACTTCGGAGACGTGAAAGCACTAGCAAAGCTGGCATTTCACCACACCATGAGTATGCGACAGATCTTCTACGAGAAGGACCTGGCGGACAGCGGCCTTGATTACAGCCGAGCCGCAAAACACTGTGGAATATTTACACAGGTGTTTCAGGAGGTACGTCCGCTGCGGAGAAACCAACAGGACAAGATATTTCAGTTCATCCATCTGACCATCCAGCAGTATATGGCCGCACTCTACGTGATGATGTGCCTCTTCCACGACAACAACAATGTACTGGCTGATTCAGAGCTGgcaccagatttttttttccaagaggaAGAACAAGAATCAGAAGGAGAAGGAACAGAATCATATGGTGAAGAAAAAGCAGAAACAGAAGGTGGTGATTGGAAAATCATAGAGGTCTTCCGGTCAGCTCTCCTGAAAGCCTCAGAGAGCGAAGGAAACTTGGACCTGTTCCTCCGCTTCCTGTTTGGGCTTTCTGTGCCGTGCAACCAGGAACTAGTGGGGGAACTGCTGAAAGCTCCACAGGACTGTGGGCAAAGCAGGTCAAAAACAGTCAAGTTGCTTAAGGATAGGATAAAGCGGAACCCTCCAGAGAAGAACATCAACTTGTTCTACTGCTTAAATGAGCTGAAGGACGACTCCTTGCTGAAGCAGTTACAGAAGAAAAGACGTTCAAGATGTTTCGACTGGCAACCAATGACAAATGACATGTGGTCGGCCCTGGCCTTCTTCTTGCTGACAGACGACGAAACCATGGAGTCCTTTTGCCTTCGTGAATACGACGCTTCGCCTATATGGCTCGAGAAGCTGTTGGTGGTGGTCAAGGCTTCTCGAAAATCAAA ctctccatccaacctgagGCATCTGGACCTGGGCTATAACCACCTGTCGGACAAGGGGGTTgagatcctctcgaaaggactggccagcccacactGCATCTTAAAAGTCCTCAA GCTGGTTTACTGCGGAATCACAAAGCAAGGATGCGTTGTTTTGGCCGAGGCTTTCAAGTTAAACCCGtcccatcttcaagagctggACCTTTCCAAAAACACTCTGTGGGGTCAGGGGGTGGAGATCCTCTTAAAAGGACTGGCCAGTCCACACTGCAACTTACAAGTCCTCAA GCTGGCAGAGTGCGGGATCACAAGGCGAGGATGCGTTTCATTGGCCGAGGCTCTCCAGTTCAACCCTTCCCATCTTCAAGAGCTTCACCTGAGAAACAATTTTCTGTTGGACGAGGGGGTCGAGATCCTCTcaaaaggactggccagcccatacTGCATCTTAAAAGTCCTCAA GCTGGATTACTGCAGAATACAGAAGCGAGGATGCCTTGTTTTGGCCGAGGCTCTCAAGTTAAacccctcccatcttcaagagctgAATCTGGGCTTCAACGATCTGTCGAACATGGGGATCGAGATGCTCTTGAAAGGATTGGCCAGTCCACACTGCATCGTACAATTCCTTGA CCTATCTGCTTGTGCCCTGGACATCGGCAGTTGTCACCTACTGGCTTCCGTTCTCAGCTCTCCATCAAACCTGAGGCATTTGGACCTGAGCGATAACCTTGGTGTGTCGGACGAGGGGGTGgagatcctctcgaaaggactAGCCAGCCCACATTGCATCTTAAAAGTCCTCAA CCTGTCCTCCTGTGGGATCACCAGGAAAGGATGCATTTCATTGGCCGAGGCTCTCAAGTTAAACCCCTCACATCTTCAAGAGCTGGACCTTTCCCAGAACTCTCTGTGGGGTGAGGGGATGGAGATCCTCTCAAAAGGACTGGTCAGCCCACACTGCATCTTAAAAGTCCTCGA ACTAAGTCATTGTCACCTGGACAAAGGAAGCTGTCGCCCGCTGGCTTCCATTCTcagctctccatccaacctgagGCATCTGGACCTGAGCTGGAACGATCTGTCGGACAAGGGGGTTgagatcctctcgaaaggactggccagtCCACACTGCATCTTAGAGTCCCTCAC GCTGAACACCTGCGGCTTCACAGATCGAGGTTGCGTTTCATTGGCCGAGGCGGTCAAGTTAAACCCCTCCCATCTTCAAAAGCTGCACCTGTGGGGCAATAAAACAGGACAAGAAGGAAAGAGGGCCTTCTTGGACCTCCGAGAGGATCCCAGCTTCTGCCTGGAGATTGGCGG CTTTGAATTTTCAAACTATGAACAACATTTGATTTGA
- the LOC130907507 gene encoding NACHT, LRR and PYD domains-containing protein 12-like isoform X1: MLHHNKLQRRGAVYDVQIARLKADLQGNLQRIYSYVPEGNTERWQQQPLADVYTELDVTYGAEVSPDQQHEVLQMETRAAAAKESILPCDIFKSHDGKPRPIRTLLTTGFAGIGKTFLVQKFVCDWASGNTNKDVHFIFPFAFRELNTDEGKSFTLAEFVRRYVCESRHMSKETLDCIFSELQTSGKRDYESSGIKILFILDGLDECNLKLDLKNELKVDMDVTEAYPLEVLLAHLIKRNLLPCARVWITTRPTTAHDIPSDLIDSRTEVRGFSDSQRLEYFRKRFPNEERVTKHIQKSRTIFIMCHMPIFCWLTATVLQEHLDKGKERELPTTLTNLYSEYAFNLFEKFKERQTTEYFGDVKALAKLAFHHTMSMRQIFYEKDLADSGLDYSRAAKHCGIFTQVFQEVRPLRRNQQDKIFQFIHLTIQQYMAALYVMMCLFHDNNNVLADSELAPDFFFQEEEQESEGEGTESYGEEKAETEGGDWKIIEVFRSALLKASESEGNLDLFLRFLFGLSVPCNQELVGELLKAPQDCGQSRSKTVKLLKDRIKRNPPEKNINLFYCLNELKDDSLLKQLQKKRRSRCFDWQPMTNDMWSALAFFLLTDDETMESFCLREYDASPIWLEKLLVVVKASRKSNLSFCCLNKGSCHLLASVLSSPSNLRHLDLGYNHLSDKGVEILSKGLASPHCILKVLKLVYCGITKQGCVVLAEAFKLNPSHLQELDLSKNTLWGQGVEILLKGLASPHCNLQVLKLAECGITRRGCVSLAEALQFNPSHLQELHLRNNFLLDEGVEILSKGLASPYCILKVLKLDYCRIQKRGCLVLAEALKLNPSHLQELNLGFNDLSNMGIEMLLKGLASPHCIVQFLDLSACALDIGSCHLLASVLSSPSNLRHLDLSDNLGVSDEGVEILSKGLASPHCILKVLNLSSCGITRKGCISLAEALKLNPSHLQELDLSQNSLWGEGMEILSKGLVSPHCILKVLELSHCHLDKGSCRPLASILSSPSNLRHLDLSWNDLSDKGVEILSKGLASPHCILESLTLNTCGFTDRGCVSLAEAVKLNPSHLQKLHLWGNKTGQEGKRAFLDLREDPSFCLEIGGFEFSNYEQHLI; the protein is encoded by the exons ATGTTGCATCACAACAAGCTGCAAAGAAGAG GTGCCGTCTATGATGTTCAGATTGCCAGATTAAAGGCGGACCTGCAAGGCAACCTGCAACGTATATACAGCTATGTTCCCGAGGGCAACACCGAGCGCTGGCAGCAGCAGCCTCTGGCGGACGTCTACACAGAGCTGGACGTCACCTATGGGGCCGAAGTCAGCCCCGACCAACAACATGAGGTCCTTCAGATGGAGACGCGTGCTGCAGCGGCGAAGGAGTCTATCCTGCCGTGTGACATCTTTAAAAGCCATGACGGGAAGCCTCGCCCAATACGCACACTCCTCACCACCGGCTTTGCGGGAATCGGCAAAACCTTCTTGGTTCAAAAGTTTGTGTGCGACTGGGCCAGCGGTAATACAAATAAGGATGTACACTTCATATTTCCCTTCGCCTTCCGGGAGTTGAACACGGACGAAGGGAAAAGCTTCACGCTGGCAGAGTTCGTACGGCGGTACGTTTGCGAGAGCAGGCACATGAGCAAGGAGACGCTGGACTGTATATTTTCCGAACTGCAAACGTCCGGGAAGCGGGACTACGAAAGCAGTGGGATCAAGATCTTGTTCATCTTGGACGGACTGGACGAATGCAACTTAAAATTGGACTTGAAGAATGAGTTGAAAGTAGACATGGACGTGACGGAGGCCTACCCGCTGGAGGTGCTCCTGGCGCACCTCATCAAGAGGAACCTGCTTCCCTGCGCCCGGGTTTGGATAACCACCCGGCCAACGACGGCCCACGATATCCCCTCCGACCTCATCGACAGCAGAACCGAGGTGAGAGGATTCAGCGATTCCCAGAGGCTAGAGTACTTCAGGAAAAGATTCCCAAATGAAGAGCGCGTCACGAAGCACATCCAGAAATCTCGCACCATCTTCATCATGTGCCACATGCCCATCTTCTGCTGGCTCACCGCCACAGTTCTTCAGGAACATTTGGACAAAGGGAAGGAGAGAGAGCTTCCCACGACGCTGACCAACCTGTACTCAGAGTATGCTTTTAACCTCTTTGAAAAGTTCAAGGAGAGACAGACAACGGAGTACTTCGGAGACGTGAAAGCACTAGCAAAGCTGGCATTTCACCACACCATGAGTATGCGACAGATCTTCTACGAGAAGGACCTGGCGGACAGCGGCCTTGATTACAGCCGAGCCGCAAAACACTGTGGAATATTTACACAGGTGTTTCAGGAGGTACGTCCGCTGCGGAGAAACCAACAGGACAAGATATTTCAGTTCATCCATCTGACCATCCAGCAGTATATGGCCGCACTCTACGTGATGATGTGCCTCTTCCACGACAACAACAATGTACTGGCTGATTCAGAGCTGgcaccagatttttttttccaagaggaAGAACAAGAATCAGAAGGAGAAGGAACAGAATCATATGGTGAAGAAAAAGCAGAAACAGAAGGTGGTGATTGGAAAATCATAGAGGTCTTCCGGTCAGCTCTCCTGAAAGCCTCAGAGAGCGAAGGAAACTTGGACCTGTTCCTCCGCTTCCTGTTTGGGCTTTCTGTGCCGTGCAACCAGGAACTAGTGGGGGAACTGCTGAAAGCTCCACAGGACTGTGGGCAAAGCAGGTCAAAAACAGTCAAGTTGCTTAAGGATAGGATAAAGCGGAACCCTCCAGAGAAGAACATCAACTTGTTCTACTGCTTAAATGAGCTGAAGGACGACTCCTTGCTGAAGCAGTTACAGAAGAAAAGACGTTCAAGATGTTTCGACTGGCAACCAATGACAAATGACATGTGGTCGGCCCTGGCCTTCTTCTTGCTGACAGACGACGAAACCATGGAGTCCTTTTGCCTTCGTGAATACGACGCTTCGCCTATATGGCTCGAGAAGCTGTTGGTGGTGGTCAAGGCTTCTCGAAAATCAAA TCTAAGTTTTTGTTGCCTGAACAAAGGCAGCTGTCACCTGCTGGCTTCCGTTCTcagctctccatccaacctgagGCATCTGGACCTGGGCTATAACCACCTGTCGGACAAGGGGGTTgagatcctctcgaaaggactggccagcccacactGCATCTTAAAAGTCCTCAA GCTGGTTTACTGCGGAATCACAAAGCAAGGATGCGTTGTTTTGGCCGAGGCTTTCAAGTTAAACCCGtcccatcttcaagagctggACCTTTCCAAAAACACTCTGTGGGGTCAGGGGGTGGAGATCCTCTTAAAAGGACTGGCCAGTCCACACTGCAACTTACAAGTCCTCAA GCTGGCAGAGTGCGGGATCACAAGGCGAGGATGCGTTTCATTGGCCGAGGCTCTCCAGTTCAACCCTTCCCATCTTCAAGAGCTTCACCTGAGAAACAATTTTCTGTTGGACGAGGGGGTCGAGATCCTCTcaaaaggactggccagcccatacTGCATCTTAAAAGTCCTCAA GCTGGATTACTGCAGAATACAGAAGCGAGGATGCCTTGTTTTGGCCGAGGCTCTCAAGTTAAacccctcccatcttcaagagctgAATCTGGGCTTCAACGATCTGTCGAACATGGGGATCGAGATGCTCTTGAAAGGATTGGCCAGTCCACACTGCATCGTACAATTCCTTGA CCTATCTGCTTGTGCCCTGGACATCGGCAGTTGTCACCTACTGGCTTCCGTTCTCAGCTCTCCATCAAACCTGAGGCATTTGGACCTGAGCGATAACCTTGGTGTGTCGGACGAGGGGGTGgagatcctctcgaaaggactAGCCAGCCCACATTGCATCTTAAAAGTCCTCAA CCTGTCCTCCTGTGGGATCACCAGGAAAGGATGCATTTCATTGGCCGAGGCTCTCAAGTTAAACCCCTCACATCTTCAAGAGCTGGACCTTTCCCAGAACTCTCTGTGGGGTGAGGGGATGGAGATCCTCTCAAAAGGACTGGTCAGCCCACACTGCATCTTAAAAGTCCTCGA ACTAAGTCATTGTCACCTGGACAAAGGAAGCTGTCGCCCGCTGGCTTCCATTCTcagctctccatccaacctgagGCATCTGGACCTGAGCTGGAACGATCTGTCGGACAAGGGGGTTgagatcctctcgaaaggactggccagtCCACACTGCATCTTAGAGTCCCTCAC GCTGAACACCTGCGGCTTCACAGATCGAGGTTGCGTTTCATTGGCCGAGGCGGTCAAGTTAAACCCCTCCCATCTTCAAAAGCTGCACCTGTGGGGCAATAAAACAGGACAAGAAGGAAAGAGGGCCTTCTTGGACCTCCGAGAGGATCCCAGCTTCTGCCTGGAGATTGGCGG CTTTGAATTTTCAAACTATGAACAACATTTGATTTGA